DNA sequence from the Pseudomonadota bacterium genome:
ATCGCTGGTGCCGGCGGCGCCGCGCATCTGGCCGGCGTGACCGCGGCGCTGACGCCGCTTCCGATCCTCGGGGTGCCGATGGAAAGCGCTGCCCTCAAGGGAATGGACAGCCTGTTGTCGATCGTACAGATGCCGGGCGGCATTCCGGTGGGGACGCTGGCGATCGGCAAACCTGGCGCCATCAACGCGGCGCTTCTGGCCGCAGCCATTCTCGCGCTCGGCGACACCACCATCGCCGGCGCGCTCGATGACTGGCGCGCTCGGCAAACCGCCAACGTGCCTGAATTTCCTGTCGATCAGGTGGAATAGCCGGGGCGACACTACGGCCGGCCCGTGCGCCCATTGCGGGCTGCGCCTGAGGCGCCATAGCGCGCCGCGCCTGAGGCGCCGTAACGCGCCGTGCCTGAGGCCCAGCCCGGGCCGCTCTTGATCAGATTGGCGATGAATTGTGGCGACGGCAGCAGGCGTTGCAGATTTCCTTTCACCCGGCCCACCCGCATGACATCCTCAAGGCGGCGGTCGAGAAAGGCCCAGCTTTCTTCATAATTCTCGGAGCTGTCATCAAGCCAGTATAGCAGCGTCGCGCCATACGCCCCGGCCAGCAGGGCGCGCTTGCTGTAGAAATTGAAATCCGTCGATTTATCGCCGATGGCAAACCATACGCTATCGACCGTGTGGTAGAGGCAGGACAGCGAGAGGCGCGCGTTCAGGGGCATCGCGCAATAAGCCAATGCGGCGCGCACCGCTTCGCGGTGGGGCTGTTCAAGCTCAAGGCGTAAGCGCACCGCTGCGGCAATTCGCTGGCGCACGCCCATGCCCTTTAGCGCCTCGGCGCCGCCCAAGCCGTCTTCCATGCTCCGGTCGGTCCGCGCCGCGTGGTATTGGATCAAAGATGCGGCGCCGCGCGGAAAGGCGCGGCGCGCGGTGGTGGCGTCAATGGCGCATTCGTCGGCCGCCGCCAATAGCGCCTTTTCACCCCAGCCATCGAACGGCACATGGCCGAGCACGGCCGCGATCAGCGTCGCTCGGATGGCGTCCTGGGTGGTATCTTGGCGCGTCATAGCTCGGAGTCCTCTTGGTCTTCTTCGGTTTCTGCGCGCGACAGCTCGCTG
Encoded proteins:
- the purE gene encoding 5-(carboxyamino)imidazole ribonucleotide mutase, coding for MGSQSDWSVMRHAALTLKSLGIACESRIISAHRTPERHSEYCSTAKERGLQVIIAGAGGAAHLAGVTAALTPLPILGVPMESAALKGMDSLLSIVQMPGGIPVGTLAIGKPGAINAALLAAAILALGDTTIAGALDDWRARQTANVPEFPVDQVE
- a CDS encoding COQ9 family protein, with amino-acid sequence MTRQDTTQDAIRATLIAAVLGHVPFDGWGEKALLAAADECAIDATTARRAFPRGAASLIQYHAARTDRSMEDGLGGAEALKGMGVRQRIAAAVRLRLELEQPHREAVRAALAYCAMPLNARLSLSCLYHTVDSVWFAIGDKSTDFNFYSKRALLAGAYGATLLYWLDDSSENYEESWAFLDRRLEDVMRVGRVKGNLQRLLPSPQFIANLIKSGPGWASGTARYGASGAARYGASGAARNGRTGRP